ggcatcaaatgtaagtccccacgcaatcttccacacacggatTTGTTTAATGACATGCCCAAaagggtcctccatgcatgttctcgtatcctcgaggtgaccaagtcttgagcctctatgtgttggcctctaaagatgtcatcgaAAGATAAGATGGTTATTTGTCCTGTATCACAAAGTCACTCTAATATGACAAAAtataattcttaatttttctGTGATAATTCGTTTTTGTGGATTTTTCACTACAGAAAACCAGTTTAGGATTTTTATTGacattagatttaatttttttaaaattttttatatattatgtcagtTAGTCGTTAAATTTTTTCGTTGTTCacatattttacaaataaaaatagaaaagagggAGCACTCCCccgtttttataattttttcatttttgcggattttaattttataatataaatttttatatattatgtaagtcactcccccattttttttttatggatgatttattaaaaaaaaaaaagaattttgcatcttctagcaaggcagaaagaaaaaaatattttaaggtatctaaatcaaaaAGGGGAGCAATGAAGTTGGCAATGATTACgagatttttttgtatatattctcaTGAAACAGAATTGTTGATCAATATACatttttgtttcaatagatgTAGATACgtatactctttttttttttgtagaataatgcatgcatatatatatacagagttagagtgtatgtatgtatatacagtttgtacttttgatatatgtatatacaatttacatatatgtatatacagttaactttcacatatacattttgaagaataatacatatgcagatatatacagttttagagtgcatatatgtatatacattcaaatttgttattatgtaaaacattcaaatttgtatatatagatatacaaataataaacatatatgtatatgtttatttcgtttgcatatatgtatatacagatatacaaacaacagatatacaaatatgtatatttcatttgcatgtatatttcgtttacaaacaacattcaaatttgtatatacagatatacaaacaacagatatttaataataaacaacaattttgatttgaatatatgtatatttcgtttacaaacaacattcaaatttgtatatacagatatacaaataacaggtatacaaataataaacaacagttttgatttgaatatatgtatacttcatttgcatatatgtatatatagatatacaaacaacagatatacaaatatcaaatttatgtaaactaatatacagatatacaaacaatagatatacaaataataaaaacaatctttgtaacctttaaaacaaacatacaaatacaattatacaCTTATGTTAACAGATATACAGAAATTCAAATATACTATtaatagatatacataaaaaaatattaaaagactgTCAATATGTATATTTTGAAATATACAGTAGAATAATGAATGAATATATCACACAAATTGCAATTACAAATgaaatttagaaagaaaaaaaaaactaacacaaacaAGGATTATAACCTTTTAACAAACTTCTGtgaaaacaaattcaaaattccaaaaataaaaattgaaacacaaaattacaattgaagttattgtatacaaaaataatagtaattacaaaattgacaatttgaaagtgttttgaagtttatattgtgcattcaatttcgaaaatctaattcaaaccaataataaaatcgaTTTTCATTATGTTGAAATTGAATCGATTTTTATTGCGTATTAGATTCAAAAAAGGATTTCAGTaaataaattcaagtaaaaaaataatttgcgtAAATCATATATACCAGAATTTTGTATGCACGAATTACCAACTTTCTCCTGTAgatcacaatttttttaaaaaaaaaaattatcaacttttGAGGGAGTAATTAAcgcataaattcatatttattgatctgttatatcaaagaaataaatgaaaagttggagaagattaaagatatttattacattaaaatttccttttttatctctttttgttgttatgagtttttccttcttttttgtatatatatacataaaactgtcatttattttatctatgaattgtTAATATGAAATTTAGACTAGCCAGTTAGTTATAGATACTCTAATTAGAGTATACTTGAACTTTTGCCAAATATGAATTAGGATACGTAACTTCAACTCAAAAGCTAGGTGTAATAGTCAAAGGGTTTAGATATTACAGCTAAGTATACTTGAATTTTTGCCAAATATGAATTAGGATACGTAACTTCAACTCAAAAGCTAGGTGTAATAGTCAAAGGGTTTAGATATTACAGCTAAAGTCTTCACATCAAATTCTACTCTCTTGAAACTTCAATATGGGATGTAAATTATACAatgtacatatattatatatacaacaaATTGTTTATTTTAAATACACTTTGTACAATATATTGAGTGTAATTATACTCAGTCTTGTTGATGAGTTTACATTTATTCAAAGTAGCAAGTAGTATACAAGAGATAATATTATATCCGGGATGTTTGCATAGAGTACTCAATATGTAATCTCACAAATTAAATTTGAGGAAGGTAAAAGGTACGCAAACTTTACTTGTGCCTTATAGAGATGGAGCTACTACATATaacaaattcgaaaaaaaaaaaaagtggtaaGTGTTTGCACAACTACTAGTACAACTCATAATAAGAAGCTACTAAGCAAAGGGGAGTTTTCTTGTGCATAGTAAGCCCCAAAGCTTCTTCCATATCAAGGTCCTTCGCTTTCATTCCTTCAGGAAGTGACCAttcataatgaaataataaattagcAATGGCAAGCTCAACAAGTGGTATAGAAAAATTAATTCCTGGACACCCTCTTCTTCCTGCTCCAAATGGCAAAAACTCGAAATTTTGTCCTCTATAATCAATCTCCttattcaagaatctctctggcAAAAACGTCAAGGGATCTTCCCAGTATTTTGGATCGGTCATAATTGCTGTCGCGTTGATGAGGATTCTTGTATTTGCTGGGACTTCGTAGTCCATTATTTTGCAACTAGAAATTGTTACTCGAGGTACTAGTAATGGGGCTGGTGGATGAAGTCTAAGAGTTTCTTTGATGATCAATTTCAAGTATTCGAGTTTGTAAAGATCAGTTTCTTGGACCTTGTGTTTTCCCTTAGCAACTTGTCTTACTTCTTGTTGAGCTTTTTTCATGATTCTTGGATTTAATATGAGTTCTGCCATGACCCATTCTATGGTTGTTGATGATGTATCTGTTCCCGCTATAAATATATCCTgttcatgcataataatattcaGTTtataaattagaagaaaaaattatAGATTCAACAAGTTTTTTCAGTTATAAATTGAAAGCAAAAAACAACAAACATAATTTTAAAAGAGAATGGCCAAACAAAAGAAATATGGAGGCCTGAATTAGAAACTAGTCACTTCTAtatactagtttgacaaaaaTAATGTCATACTCATACTATAGCTAGTTTTAACAAATTCAAGGTAATGAAAAACAAAGTAGTAAAATTAATAGCtagatattataaaaataattttttttttttttaaaatgtaatatGGACCAGGCGTCGCATCAAATATTTCACGCAAGGGAGTAGGGAATCGACTAAACTCTTGCCGGCGCGAGCCAGTAATTACTACCCATTAAAATATCATTAGTTTTTTTCTACGGTTATATTACATGtaatctattttattttcaagacTATAAAGTTTTACTTTTGAATTACTTAGatcctataatttttttctataccGTTGTATATATCATGTACAATATAAGTTAAATTCTTCGGAAAGAATTGATAATGATAAAGAACGTAACAAACTTACAGCAAGAAGGCCCTTGATGTGACTATCTTGGAGAGGAACATCTTGGTTTGGATCCTTTTGAATTCGAAGCAACACATCAACAAGATCTTCATCATCTCTTTGTTTAATCCAATTTCTTGAATCAACATGATCCTCTATTACTTTGTCATAGTACTTATCCAATTCTCTAAAATTCTTTTCCAGTCTTTTATCTAGCCCATTAACTTTGTTGATCCATGCCATGTTAGGAAAATAATCAGCAATATTAAATCCACCCAACAATTCTTGTGTTTCATAAAGAATTTCATGAAACATTTTCTCCCCATTATTTTCTCCTCCTCTTTCATTACTCCCTTTGCCAAAAGCCACACGACAAACAACATTATTCGATAAGGCTAGTGCCCCTGCACTTATGTTGATAGATGAGTTCAAAGAATTGCCAACTTGTTGAACCAAATGACTCACTTCCTCATCTCGAATTGATGAGAAACTTTGTACTCTCTTTGCGCTTAGCAACTCCAACACTAAGATTTTCCGAACCTCTCTCCAGTAATCACCTATTGAAGACATAATAGAGtcaataaaacatatattttccCACGATATaagttttatataaaaaaaaacgtATAATTCAACATAAGTTTAATTTATGTTATAAGAGGACATACAATTCAACATGATATTTGAGCAGTTATAGATCTTCAATATTTCAAAGTCTTGTACCCACACATGGGCAGATCTCAAAGTGAAGAAGGGGTGTCACGCCACCCGCAAACTCACCCATTAGAAACtgtctctctcacacacacatacagTACtcttatgtgtgtgtatatatacatacataaacataCGAGGTATCAAGGATAACGTTTATGATCAGAAATTAACAGTGTGGCACTAGACACCGGTAAATTCCAAATGTTAGATCTGTCTATATTGCCACTCATTGTTACAAACATTTGCccatacaaaagaaaaaatgaatcacAACCACACGTAAAGTAGTATGTAAAAGACATAtatcattaaataaataaaaacgtATTTTCTCTAACAGCTTACCGTAAGGTGCAAAAGATACGTTACAACAATTATAGCTAAGTTTTCTGGCAGCATATAAAGCAGGACGGCCAGCGAAAGCAACATCATGTGTTCTAAAGATCTCTTTGGCAACATCAGCTGAGGAGACAACCAGAGTTGGGATAGAACCTAATTGCAAGAAAATGAAATCACCATATTCATTTGAAAGTTTTTGAAGTGAACGATGAGGCAATTTTCCAAGTTGATGAAGGTTTCCTATAATAGGCAGTTTCTTAGGACTTGGAGGGAgcttttttcctttgtttttcttctttgtgAAAGAAAATACTATGAACAAAAAGAGAACGAAAGAAGATAACATCTccgagaaaaaaatgaaattcatTTTGCTTGAGGTTTGACGTAGAGGGGGCAACCATCTTTCTTACTATTATAGATGAGGAAACAGCGGCCAATTTGGTATTTACTACCACAACTAGAAACTTCGAATTATATGGTTGGCCAAGTGAACCAACTCGCAGAGAGGATAAAAATTTTCAACTCCCATAATTTGTCTTGTTTGAACATAAAAGGGCGGTTTAGGTGGAAGCAAATTATTCGggattaattattttactctcaagatgaaataaaataattttataatttcaaaataattaatcatgaaATGAGTTTTTCTATGCATTTTACTTGAACTAAATGAATAAGTTCAacctaaaattaattatttcttatctcTAATTTCTTGTACCAAACGAGtataagatattaaaaaaatacaaagaacatatgatttttataatatgaaattgaaagtttagttaatataacaaaaatacttGTTAATGTCGTGATTTTGAATGtatcatatattatatttttattaaaaaatttattaattataaaaaaaaggaacattttatttgaaa
The Capsicum annuum cultivar UCD-10X-F1 chromosome 6, UCD10Xv1.1, whole genome shotgun sequence DNA segment above includes these coding regions:
- the LOC107874621 gene encoding cytochrome P450 71A9 — protein: MNFIFFSEMLSSFVLFLFIVFSFTKKKNKGKKLPPSPKKLPIIGNLHQLGKLPHRSLQKLSNEYGDFIFLQLGSIPTLVVSSADVAKEIFRTHDVAFAGRPALYAARKLSYNCCNVSFAPYGDYWREVRKILVLELLSAKRVQSFSSIRDEEVSHLVQQVGNSLNSSINISAGALALSNNVVCRVAFGKGSNERGGENNGEKMFHEILYETQELLGGFNIADYFPNMAWINKVNGLDKRLEKNFRELDKYYDKVIEDHVDSRNWIKQRDDEDLVDVLLRIQKDPNQDVPLQDSHIKGLLADIFIAGTDTSSTTIEWVMAELILNPRIMKKAQQEVRQVAKGKHKVQETDLYKLEYLKLIIKETLRLHPPAPLLVPRVTISSCKIMDYEVPANTRILINATAIMTDPKYWEDPLTFLPERFLNKEIDYRGQNFEFLPFGAGRRGCPGINFSIPLVELAIANLLFHYEWSLPEGMKAKDLDMEEALGLTMHKKTPLCLVASYYELY